AGAATCAGATGTCACATGGGTcgaataataaactaaaatgacaCAAGAACTAACTTTCTTAAATTTTCTTAAGCGTATTATATGGTTACCGTTCGAACAAAAAATTAATAGCTTATTTATGATTGGTGACTGgtgatatattataattatagtgcgaatcatctatcttattaaaacagaaacattatgttggacctaacatttattttgtaagtttttaaattaaatatttttatactttataattaaacctacattaaattattaatgttcctttctttatactattatccatgttttcaaacaatatacttatttctttatactactatcaatgtttccaaacaatatattttttatactactatcaatgtttccaaacaatacaataattaatcttagttattttatatctatcatttctctttaaaattttgtagaaacgtcataatttttataaattgcaaaataataaactttaaaatttggattataagattacaaattatgaaactattattatttaaatcaaattagattacatatcggtcatccaacagttcaatcggttagtctcggattttaatgattttttttaatataaatattttaaaaacttaaattgaattgttagatctccggattaaccggtataatcacaatcggttgaattaaaaacactgatttaaatgcaaaaatattctaaacacactctttaaaattaccaaaatatttgttatattattagtgaaatttttcatcgtaaaatatttcgCGCTtccaagcgcgggtcaaaatctagtttcctTTATAATTGAAATACAATCGTAATCCAATATGTGTTGcgtatataaatatacaacataCTGCATAGTTTCATAATTCACCAAAGTTTGCATTTGTATTCTCTCTCAGACCCGAAAGAAGAACAACACCCCTAAAGTGACAAACATGTTGCGTTTCGTCATACTCTCTCTAACTCTAGTTACCCTCATCAACTCATCAAACATCCCTAAAACAGCAGCAACTCCACCCACCACATACCAAAACTACGAAACGTTCGTAAAAACCGCATGCAACTCAACAACATATCCTACAATGTGCTACAACTCATTGTCCTCCTACTCCTCCACCATCAAAGCCGACCCAATCAAACTCTGCACAACGTCCCTCAGCGTCAACCTCAAATACGCCAAAAACGCCACGTTAGTCGTCTCTAACCTTCTCAAAAACGCCAAATTCACCTCCAGCCCTGAGGTCCCGGTCCTCAAGGACTGCGTGGAGGAGATGAAGGACACCGTCGACGAGCTCAAGCAAGCAATGGCCGAGTTGAAGAATCTCAACGGCGGAGGTATCTCAAAGAAGGAGCATCTAAAGAACGTGAATACGTGGGTGAGTGCGGCGTTGACAGACGATACTACTTGTACGGACGAGTTTGATGAAGGGGAAGTGAATGaggagacgaagaagaaggTGGAGAAGGCTGTTTCCGAACTTTCAAAGACTACAAGCAATACTTTGGCCCTTATTACCAATTATCTACGTTTCTAAATTGAACGTTATATTCAACTTCATCTCTTTGCATGTGCATGTGTACGCTTTCGTTTCCTTTctatgtcatatatatattggcAATCAAATAAATTCCAAAATTTCCGCATTGTATTACTAAAcatgtatttttcttttcacattGTGCATTCGAAGTACCAATACATTcaagaaaattagaattttatatgttttgcaCTTTTGGTTTCATTCGTGTATTCACAAACGTAATTTATATGGCACtctcaaaaatatatgtttaaactTTTGggtaacataaaaaaaaaaaacttttgggTAACATCCTGATTGGTACTTTATTCGTCTCTTCTATCGTTCCAAGCTTCCATCTACGGGTTCTTAAACGCGTGCTGTCCGTTATTGGTCTAGACAGAACCTATCCGAAGAGCAAGTACTTAGGTACATTGCTTCTCGCGACCGGGTTCGATGGAGACGGCGCTTTGTTTCCTTTAGCGTTTGAGATTGTAGACGAAGAGAGCGATGAGAATTGGATGTGGTTCTTGTGCGAGCTGCACAACCTTCTCGAGACCAACACCGAGAACATGCCGAGGCTGACCATATAAAAGAACAGCTACttgtttgttatttatttacttCTCTCCATTCATATTTGTATGCTCAGCTGTAGCAGTATTATATGCATAATAAACTCTCTTCTGTTTTTCGTTTTAATAagaaactagatcttgacccgcgctttagaAGCGCGAAATatttttacgatgaaaaatttcattaataacttaataaatattttggtaatttttacagagtgtatttaaaatagtttttgcatttaaatcagtatttttaaattcaacccgattgtgattatacggTTAACCCGGAGAtatgacaattcaatttaggtttctaaaaatattcatattaaaaaaattactaaaacccgagactaaccgattgaactgatggatgaccgatatgtaatttaaatttgatttaaattgtaatagtttcataatttgtaacttataatccaaattttaaagtttattattttgcaatttatgaaattatgacgtttctacaaaattttaaagaaaaaatgatagatataaaataagtaatat
This genomic stretch from Raphanus sativus cultivar WK10039 unplaced genomic scaffold, ASM80110v3 Scaffold0527, whole genome shotgun sequence harbors:
- the LOC108853463 gene encoding pectinesterase inhibitor 4-like, which produces MLRFVILSLTLVTLINSSNIPKTAATPPTTYQNYETFVKTACNSTTYPTMCYNSLSSYSSTIKADPIKLCTTSLSVNLKYAKNATLVVSNLLKNAKFTSSPEVPVLKDCVEEMKDTVDELKQAMAELKNLNGGGISKKEHLKNVNTWVSAALTDDTTCTDEFDEGEVNEETKKKVEKAVSELSKTTSNTLALITNYLRF